One Micromonospora sp. WMMD812 genomic window carries:
- a CDS encoding permease prefix domain 1-containing protein, whose product MPRCDDVLVEDRLRELSVRLRGPARLKSDLLTEARHGLLDAVEAYRASGLPAAEAERRAVAEFGSPAQLLPAWQAELAVGALRGLSVRVLALAAFLTVAGDLTWRGSSWSSDGPHPPAGYHLLSQSVNGIWLGALALSVAGLLLVTLAARSAHPAGAVLARLVGAALTGLLALGVLAGAALFGWSIGLWDAALTWPPMIVGMVVVGAGYAWVGRAARAWLLATLTPGRPVPAGR is encoded by the coding sequence ATGCCGCGCTGCGACGACGTGTTGGTCGAGGACCGCCTGCGGGAGCTGAGCGTGCGGCTTCGCGGGCCCGCCCGGTTGAAGTCCGACCTGCTCACCGAGGCCCGGCACGGGCTGCTCGACGCCGTCGAGGCGTACCGCGCGAGCGGGTTGCCGGCGGCGGAGGCCGAGCGGCGCGCGGTGGCCGAGTTCGGCAGCCCGGCGCAGCTGCTGCCGGCCTGGCAGGCCGAGCTCGCGGTGGGGGCGCTGCGCGGGTTGTCGGTGCGGGTGCTCGCGCTCGCCGCGTTCCTGACCGTCGCCGGCGACCTCACCTGGCGGGGGTCCAGCTGGAGCAGCGACGGTCCGCACCCGCCGGCCGGCTACCACCTGCTCTCGCAGTCGGTGAACGGCATCTGGCTCGGCGCGCTCGCGCTGTCCGTCGCCGGGCTGCTGCTGGTCACGCTGGCCGCCCGGTCGGCCCACCCGGCCGGCGCCGTGCTCGCCCGGCTGGTCGGCGCCGCGCTGACCGGTCTGCTCGCGCTCGGCGTGCTGGCCGGCGCCGCGCTCTTCGGCTGGTCGATCGGGCTCTGGGACGCCGCGCTCACCTGGCCACCGATGATCGTCGGCATGGTCGTGGTCGGCGCCGGCTACGCGTGGGTCGGCAGGGCCGCCCGTGCCTGGCTGCTCGCGACCCTGACCCCCGGCAGGCCGGTACCGGCCGGGCGTTGA
- a CDS encoding transposase produces the protein MSREEDDAVALVRVYCGLASADPADRPASAGSTLTSAVVDDAGRLLHVCEIGDEPAGYARLVALLVERSGGPSGAAIAADSDDHTVTSLLSAAGRPLAIADDDSVDDFAERFADDDSLEEMQSPPAERRAVGLARALQAGALSAVTLPAPRDLAGYKQVLAAHAALASGRHSAAVALREVLRELYPAALRAYPDPAEPIPLAVLDALPEPGMLAGTTARGREVAVAADAIAAHLTADGLADAEEIDEAVTALRVAISETPRRATVNRALTSAVAETVRQAVASVRACDAGCDALVGALRARVTTPVPAAAPAPGRRAAARRGEPVGDVPGLSSTGTGLRAVRPTSAAPAPTSGGRRSRPEPVSAGSPPPAPRPLGPPPVAPAPVTPPPVAPAPMTPAAMAGPPVSAPPGWAEPTPTRVDALTNRPVSAPPPPPPGITPIAPAQRGTVPPAEAGEPFRPTLTTAAINSARAERQRTVIPPRPKTNGDTPTGGFSATDLSIPVPAPRPDQESAAPGSRANWPLVNNPEDPGDSSANNPVAYPYGGGRGIDAPTDPGTGEGRVTPPWLADDLPQEPPMLRLVEPPPLADRALRDSVTPPSDPQLETPPLRLVDRPDAGRLVDRPEAGRNGRSARSERPAAEHRPPPPVEHRPPPVADEGGDGDLLIFAQAKSAWFVGHNDEVDLDWSTTADTGWQAAEQAARPAVGAETSAGLPKRVPQANLVPGSPLREERPLRIVRDAASLAENTTGYFRGWRRGQEIGGFAVGGRPGREAAGGWDFSRDHGERDDDREYEYRSAGYRS, from the coding sequence CTGTCCCGGGAGGAGGACGACGCCGTGGCGCTCGTGCGCGTGTACTGCGGTCTGGCCTCGGCGGATCCGGCGGACCGACCGGCCTCGGCCGGCTCGACGCTGACGTCAGCTGTGGTCGACGACGCAGGCCGTCTGCTGCATGTCTGCGAGATCGGCGACGAGCCGGCCGGCTACGCCCGGCTGGTCGCGCTGCTCGTGGAGCGGTCGGGCGGGCCGAGCGGTGCGGCAATCGCCGCCGACAGTGACGACCACACGGTCACGTCACTGCTCAGCGCGGCCGGGCGTCCGCTGGCCATCGCCGACGACGACTCGGTCGACGACTTCGCCGAGCGGTTCGCCGACGACGACTCGCTGGAGGAGATGCAGTCGCCGCCGGCCGAGCGGCGCGCCGTCGGCCTGGCCCGAGCGCTGCAGGCCGGTGCGCTCTCCGCGGTCACCCTGCCCGCCCCCCGGGATCTCGCCGGCTACAAGCAGGTCCTCGCCGCGCACGCCGCGCTCGCCAGCGGCCGGCACTCCGCCGCCGTGGCGCTGCGCGAGGTGCTCCGCGAGCTCTACCCGGCCGCCCTGCGCGCATACCCGGACCCGGCCGAGCCGATCCCGCTGGCCGTGCTCGACGCGCTGCCCGAGCCGGGCATGCTCGCCGGCACCACCGCCCGCGGGCGGGAGGTCGCGGTCGCCGCGGACGCCATCGCCGCGCACCTCACCGCTGACGGCCTCGCCGACGCCGAGGAGATCGACGAGGCGGTCACCGCCCTGCGGGTCGCCATCTCCGAGACCCCCCGCCGCGCCACTGTGAACCGGGCGCTCACGTCCGCCGTCGCCGAGACCGTGCGGCAGGCCGTCGCATCGGTGCGGGCCTGCGACGCGGGCTGCGACGCGCTGGTGGGCGCGCTCAGGGCCCGGGTCACCACACCCGTGCCCGCCGCCGCCCCGGCGCCGGGCCGTCGGGCCGCCGCCCGCCGGGGCGAGCCGGTCGGCGATGTGCCCGGCCTGTCGAGCACCGGCACCGGCCTGCGCGCCGTCCGGCCCACGTCCGCCGCGCCGGCCCCGACCTCCGGTGGCCGCCGCAGCCGGCCAGAGCCCGTCTCCGCCGGCAGCCCGCCGCCCGCCCCGCGACCGCTCGGCCCGCCGCCGGTCGCGCCCGCGCCGGTCACCCCACCGCCGGTCGCGCCCGCGCCGATGACTCCGGCAGCGATGGCCGGCCCGCCGGTGTCCGCTCCGCCCGGGTGGGCCGAGCCGACGCCGACCCGGGTCGACGCGCTCACCAACCGGCCGGTCTCCGCCCCGCCGCCCCCGCCGCCGGGGATCACCCCGATCGCACCGGCGCAGCGCGGCACCGTGCCGCCCGCCGAGGCGGGCGAGCCGTTCCGGCCCACGCTGACCACCGCCGCCATCAACAGCGCCCGCGCCGAGCGCCAGCGCACGGTGATCCCGCCCCGGCCCAAGACCAACGGGGACACTCCCACCGGCGGGTTCAGCGCCACCGACCTGAGCATTCCGGTGCCCGCTCCCCGACCCGACCAGGAATCCGCCGCGCCCGGCTCCCGGGCCAACTGGCCGCTGGTCAACAACCCCGAGGACCCGGGCGACAGCTCAGCGAACAACCCGGTCGCCTACCCCTACGGCGGCGGTCGCGGCATCGACGCACCCACCGACCCGGGTACGGGAGAGGGTCGGGTCACCCCGCCGTGGCTCGCCGACGACCTGCCCCAGGAGCCGCCGATGCTGCGGCTGGTCGAGCCGCCGCCGCTGGCCGACCGGGCGCTGCGCGACAGCGTCACCCCGCCGAGCGACCCACAGTTGGAGACGCCACCGCTGCGGCTGGTGGACCGTCCCGACGCCGGCCGGCTGGTGGACCGTCCCGAGGCCGGCCGCAACGGCAGGTCTGCCCGCTCCGAGCGGCCGGCCGCCGAGCACCGGCCGCCACCCCCGGTCGAGCACCGACCGCCGCCGGTCGCGGACGAGGGCGGCGACGGCGACCTGCTGATCTTCGCTCAGGCGAAGTCCGCGTGGTTCGTCGGGCACAACGACGAGGTGGACCTGGACTGGTCGACCACGGCCGACACCGGATGGCAGGCGGCCGAGCAGGCTGCCCGCCCGGCGGTGGGCGCGGAGACCTCGGCCGGGCTGCCCAAGCGGGTGCCGCAGGCCAACCTGGTTCCGGGTTCACCACTGCGTGAGGAGCGTCCACTGCGGATAGTGCGGGACGCGGCGAGCCTCGCCGAGAACACCACCGGCTACTTCCGCGGCTGGCGCC
- the cydC gene encoding thiol reductant ABC exporter subunit CydC, which yields MSATPRVTAAERAVLRLARPYLGRLAGAGLLAAATEFAGLALMATATWLLMSAAGQPPLDRLTVAIVAVRALAIGRGVFRYSERLAGHDAVLRMITDVRARVFATLAARRAAPPRSGDALSRLVSDVEAVQDLLLRVLVPASAALLVSVVAVGGAALISPPAAGALAVGLLVAGLALPALATALTRRSAAELAPLRGALAADAIDLTHGAADLAAFGATGSALRATTGRAQRLARLERRLAAAGFAVDAAGTLVAGLTAGAVVLVALAADVRGVLVGVLAVGTLAAVEIALAVVGAARQWTQLRAGLDRVAALLGDAAAAPSRPTTPEAGQPAPGAGPAEPAGGPPAQEPEPAALTALAGAKRAEPGVTPAGLRDVRFDEVTVRYRAGAAPALDRVSLDLPAGRRVAVVGPSGAGKSTLAGVLTGAVRPSTGRVTVDGRDLTTYAEDELPRAVGGLLAEAYVFHATVRENLLLGRPTAGEGELTAATATAGLLDWVRAQPAGWDTVVGEEGGQLSGGQRQRLALARALLAAPPVLVLDEPTEGLDPAAADAVLASVLAATPAGHSVLLISHRLSGLAGLDEIVVLDAGRVTQRGRHDELVAVPGWYRDQWLLQEAAERGYLALAP from the coding sequence ATGAGCGCCACGCCACGCGTCACCGCGGCCGAGCGCGCCGTGCTGCGGCTGGCCCGGCCGTACCTCGGCCGGCTGGCCGGCGCCGGGTTGCTCGCCGCCGCCACCGAGTTCGCCGGGCTGGCCCTCATGGCGACCGCGACCTGGCTGCTGATGAGCGCCGCCGGGCAGCCGCCGCTGGACCGGCTCACCGTGGCCATCGTCGCCGTCCGGGCGCTGGCGATCGGCCGCGGCGTGTTCCGCTACAGCGAACGGCTGGCCGGGCACGACGCCGTCCTTCGGATGATCACCGACGTGCGGGCCCGGGTCTTCGCCACCCTCGCCGCCCGGCGGGCCGCGCCGCCTCGTTCCGGGGACGCGTTGAGCCGCCTGGTCTCCGACGTCGAGGCGGTCCAGGACCTGCTGCTGCGGGTGCTCGTGCCGGCATCGGCGGCGCTGCTCGTCAGCGTGGTCGCGGTGGGGGGCGCCGCCCTGATCTCGCCGCCGGCCGCCGGCGCGCTCGCCGTCGGGCTGCTGGTCGCCGGGCTGGCGCTGCCGGCGCTGGCCACGGCGCTGACCCGGCGCAGCGCCGCCGAGCTGGCGCCCCTGCGCGGAGCGCTGGCCGCCGACGCGATCGACCTGACCCACGGCGCCGCCGACCTCGCCGCGTTCGGGGCGACCGGGTCGGCGCTGCGCGCCACGACCGGGCGCGCCCAGCGACTGGCCCGCCTGGAACGGCGGCTCGCCGCCGCGGGCTTCGCGGTCGACGCGGCCGGCACCCTCGTCGCCGGCCTCACGGCCGGCGCGGTGGTGCTGGTCGCGCTGGCGGCGGACGTGCGCGGGGTGCTGGTCGGCGTGCTGGCGGTCGGCACCCTGGCCGCGGTCGAGATCGCGCTGGCGGTGGTCGGCGCGGCCCGGCAGTGGACCCAGCTCCGGGCCGGCCTCGACCGGGTGGCCGCCCTGCTCGGGGACGCGGCCGCGGCGCCCTCCCGACCGACGACGCCGGAGGCCGGTCAGCCGGCGCCCGGTGCCGGGCCGGCCGAGCCCGCGGGCGGGCCACCCGCGCAGGAGCCGGAGCCGGCGGCACTCACGGCGCTGGCCGGGGCCAAGCGGGCGGAGCCCGGGGTCACGCCGGCGGGACTGCGGGACGTGCGCTTCGACGAGGTGACCGTCCGGTACCGGGCGGGTGCCGCGCCGGCCCTCGACCGGGTCAGCCTCGACCTGCCGGCGGGCCGGCGGGTCGCGGTGGTCGGCCCGAGCGGCGCGGGCAAGAGCACGCTGGCCGGCGTCCTGACCGGCGCGGTGCGCCCGTCGACCGGGCGGGTCACGGTGGACGGGCGGGACCTCACGACGTACGCCGAGGACGAACTGCCCCGGGCGGTCGGCGGGCTGCTCGCCGAGGCGTACGTCTTCCACGCCACGGTCCGGGAGAACCTGCTGCTCGGCCGCCCCACCGCCGGCGAGGGCGAGCTGACCGCCGCGACCGCCACGGCCGGGCTGCTGGACTGGGTACGCGCCCAGCCCGCCGGGTGGGACACCGTGGTCGGTGAGGAGGGCGGGCAGCTCTCCGGCGGGCAGCGGCAGCGGCTGGCGCTGGCCCGGGCGCTGCTGGCCGCGCCGCCCGTTCTGGTGCTCGACGAACCCACCGAGGGGCTGGACCCGGCCGCCGCCGACGCCGTGCTGGCCTCGGTGCTGGCCGCGACGCCGGCCGGTCACTCCGTTCTGCTGATCAGCCACCGGCTGAGCGGGCTCGCCGGGCTCGACGAGATCGTCGTCCTCGACGCGGGGCGGGTGACGCAACGGGGCCGGCACGACGAGCTGGTCGCCGTCCCCGGCTGGTACCGGGACCAGTGGCTGCTCCAGGAGGCGGCCGAACGCGGGTACCTGGCCCTCGCCCCCTGA
- a CDS encoding cytochrome d ubiquinol oxidase subunit II, whose amino-acid sequence MELAWYALLGLFFATYLVLGGYDYGVGLLLARNSEPGRRRATLNAVGPFFLGNEVWLVAAVGILFGAFPLLEGELLSGFYPAVLGALAGVVLVTAGVQLRSRPGAERVRARWDRVVVVGSALAALGWGALLGGLLQGLPLHADGHVTGLTHLFTPFVAASGLAMLALVAVHGATFLTLRLPAADAAAVGRVARRLLPVALAAVAVVTVAGLLSDRVRAAAHRPVAGVLLPVALVVALLAARAALARRRPGLAFAATGVALALPVALVGATLWPYVLVSTVDAGASLTVADAAASEPTLRLLGWLALPLLPALLGFQLMCWWVFRGRTDGRAPVYW is encoded by the coding sequence GTGGAACTCGCCTGGTACGCCCTGCTCGGCCTCTTCTTCGCCACCTACCTGGTGCTCGGCGGCTACGACTACGGCGTCGGCCTGCTGCTGGCCCGCAACTCCGAGCCCGGCCGCCGCCGCGCGACACTCAACGCCGTCGGCCCCTTCTTCCTCGGCAACGAGGTCTGGCTGGTGGCGGCCGTCGGCATCCTGTTCGGCGCCTTTCCACTCCTGGAGGGCGAACTGCTCTCCGGGTTCTACCCGGCCGTGCTCGGCGCGCTCGCCGGAGTGGTCCTGGTGACCGCCGGGGTGCAGCTACGCAGCCGCCCCGGCGCCGAGCGGGTCCGGGCCCGGTGGGACCGGGTGGTGGTCGTCGGCAGCGCGCTCGCCGCACTCGGCTGGGGCGCCCTGCTCGGCGGGCTGCTCCAGGGCCTGCCGCTGCACGCCGACGGGCACGTCACCGGGCTGACCCACCTGTTCACCCCGTTCGTGGCCGCCTCCGGACTGGCCATGCTGGCCCTGGTGGCGGTGCACGGGGCGACCTTCCTCACCCTCCGGCTGCCGGCCGCCGACGCCGCCGCGGTCGGCCGGGTGGCCCGTCGGCTGCTCCCGGTGGCGCTCGCCGCCGTCGCCGTGGTCACCGTCGCGGGCCTGCTCTCCGATCGGGTACGCGCCGCCGCGCACCGGCCGGTGGCCGGCGTACTGCTGCCGGTGGCGCTGGTGGTGGCGCTGCTGGCGGCCCGCGCGGCGCTCGCCCGGCGGCGGCCGGGTTTGGCCTTCGCCGCCACCGGCGTGGCCCTGGCCCTTCCGGTGGCGCTGGTCGGCGCGACCCTCTGGCCCTACGTGCTGGTCTCCACCGTCGACGCCGGCGCGTCCCTCACCGTGGCCGACGCCGCGGCCAGCGAGCCCACTCTGCGCCTGCTGGGCTGGCTCGCGCTGCCGCTCCTTCCGGCCCTACTAGGCTTTCAGCTGATGTGCTGGTGGGTGTTCCGGGGACGGACCGACGGCAGGGCACCGGTGTACTGGTGA
- a CDS encoding helix-turn-helix transcriptional regulator, whose amino-acid sequence MKAQALHGHLDALLLAVLEGEALHGYAIIEALRARSDGNLDLPTGTIYPALRRLERAGHVVSTWSTVSGRERRTYELTDAGRRALAGERAGWREFSSTVGRFLDPGAPPATA is encoded by the coding sequence ATGAAGGCTCAGGCGTTGCACGGTCACCTCGACGCCCTGCTCCTCGCGGTCCTGGAGGGCGAAGCGCTGCACGGCTACGCGATCATCGAGGCGCTGCGGGCCCGCAGCGACGGCAACCTCGACCTGCCGACCGGCACCATCTACCCCGCCCTGCGCCGGCTGGAGCGGGCCGGGCACGTGGTCAGCACGTGGAGCACGGTCAGCGGCCGCGAGCGACGGACGTACGAGCTCACCGACGCCGGGCGCCGGGCGCTGGCCGGGGAGCGGGCCGGGTGGCGCGAGTTCAGCTCGACCGTCGGTCGGTTCCTCGACCCCGGCGCCCCGCCCGCCACCGCCTGA
- a CDS encoding cytochrome ubiquinol oxidase subunit I, giving the protein MDTLLLARLQFATTTSIHFLFVVVTLGLVTLLVGLQTAWVLTGNPKYERLTRFWGQLYVINYVLGIATGIVMEFQFGLNWSGLSRYVGNVFGAPLAIETLVAFFLESTFLGMWIFGWHRLRRGVHLALLWGVALTAYASAFWIMVANSWLQNPVGYEVRDGVAHLTDFPALLTNPSLGMAFGHVVSAALLVGGMLMAAVSAGHLIRRTPDHALHRTSLRIGVVTATLAITLVQGFGYAQFGPVGAVQPTKFGNGDDAQAVIAEWTTRFGPGDYTPPVLANVGLGFMILIGTGLGLLWLLLPLLWRDWMIRLRFPLWLLLLALPLPFVAVILGWISREVGRQPWVAYGLLPVDQAVSPVGAPVMLASLIGFSLLLGTLAVTNWVLLARHAARGAQDPALGRPPGRAADPHPAAPAFA; this is encoded by the coding sequence ATGGACACCCTGCTCCTCGCCCGACTTCAGTTCGCCACCACCACCTCGATCCACTTCCTCTTCGTGGTCGTCACGCTCGGCCTGGTCACCCTGCTGGTCGGGCTCCAGACCGCGTGGGTGCTCACCGGCAACCCGAAGTACGAGCGGCTGACCCGGTTCTGGGGCCAGCTCTACGTGATCAACTACGTGCTCGGCATCGCCACCGGCATCGTGATGGAGTTCCAGTTCGGGCTGAACTGGAGCGGCCTGTCCCGCTACGTCGGCAACGTCTTCGGGGCGCCCCTCGCGATCGAGACGCTGGTGGCCTTCTTCCTGGAGTCCACCTTCCTCGGCATGTGGATCTTCGGTTGGCACCGACTGCGGCGCGGTGTGCACCTCGCGCTGCTCTGGGGTGTGGCCCTCACCGCGTACGCGTCGGCCTTCTGGATCATGGTGGCCAACTCCTGGCTGCAGAACCCGGTCGGCTACGAGGTACGCGACGGCGTCGCCCACCTCACCGACTTCCCGGCGCTGCTCACCAACCCCAGCCTCGGCATGGCCTTCGGCCACGTGGTCTCGGCGGCGCTGCTGGTCGGCGGCATGCTGATGGCCGCGGTCAGCGCCGGTCACCTGATCCGGCGCACCCCCGACCACGCGCTGCACCGCACCTCGCTGCGGATCGGCGTGGTCACGGCCACACTGGCGATCACCCTGGTGCAGGGCTTCGGCTACGCCCAGTTCGGCCCGGTCGGCGCCGTGCAGCCCACCAAGTTCGGCAACGGTGACGACGCCCAGGCGGTGATCGCCGAGTGGACCACCCGGTTCGGTCCCGGCGACTACACGCCGCCGGTGCTCGCCAACGTCGGGCTCGGCTTCATGATCCTGATCGGCACCGGCCTGGGCCTGCTCTGGCTGCTGCTTCCGCTGCTCTGGCGAGACTGGATGATCCGGCTGCGGTTCCCGCTCTGGCTGCTCCTGCTGGCCCTGCCGCTGCCGTTCGTCGCGGTCATCCTCGGCTGGATCTCCCGGGAGGTCGGGCGGCAGCCCTGGGTCGCGTACGGCCTGCTCCCGGTCGACCAGGCGGTCTCCCCCGTCGGCGCGCCGGTGATGCTCGCCTCACTGATCGGCTTCAGTCTGCTGCTCGGCACCCTCGCCGTCACCAACTGGGTGCTGCTCGCCCGGCACGCCGCCCGGGGCGCGCAGGACCCGGCCCTCGGCCGGCCGCCGGGCCGGGCCGCCGACCCCCACCCCGCCGCACCCGCCTTCGCCTGA
- a CDS encoding DNA primase — MGNPKHTEVSVARQSPQRPDADEPELDDTADPVEPEDADTDQESVAADRSLWEEVGIDPVEIALPSGTGFTLRAYRPARELTPTDVTERDQDDPFLARRQVIEEEDDETVVILDEDVAEEFAESDEEKERRRADADTDEEEAAEEADDEEVPAFLSHRGRLLLFKTPESLVSFIRSGAPNDLSQLDGWRELSERVEPADIAPLDEDTYELDLVVENLRGGHDTWDPTLLIEAGEVARDISYALRLPAVLDMLSAGSSLDDLDEALRATVNGGISGFMGRRRLKKIGAQTASLGWRTIVGKISAVVDWRD, encoded by the coding sequence GTGGGCAACCCGAAGCACACGGAGGTCAGCGTGGCCCGCCAGTCGCCTCAACGGCCCGACGCCGACGAGCCCGAGCTCGACGACACCGCCGACCCGGTCGAGCCGGAGGACGCCGACACCGACCAGGAGTCGGTGGCCGCCGACCGCTCGCTCTGGGAGGAGGTCGGGATCGACCCGGTGGAGATCGCCCTGCCCTCGGGCACCGGCTTCACCCTGCGGGCGTACCGGCCGGCTCGGGAGCTCACGCCGACCGACGTCACCGAGCGCGACCAGGACGACCCGTTCCTCGCCCGCCGCCAGGTCATCGAGGAGGAGGACGACGAGACCGTCGTGATCCTCGACGAGGACGTGGCCGAGGAGTTCGCCGAGAGCGACGAGGAGAAGGAGCGCCGCCGCGCGGACGCCGACACCGACGAGGAGGAGGCCGCCGAGGAGGCCGACGACGAGGAGGTGCCCGCCTTCCTCAGCCACCGCGGCCGGCTGCTGCTCTTCAAGACCCCGGAGTCGCTGGTCAGTTTCATCCGATCCGGTGCGCCCAACGACCTGTCTCAACTGGACGGTTGGCGGGAACTGTCCGAACGGGTGGAACCGGCCGACATCGCCCCGCTGGACGAGGACACCTACGAGCTCGACCTGGTGGTGGAGAACCTCCGCGGCGGTCACGACACGTGGGATCCCACGCTGCTGATCGAGGCTGGCGAGGTCGCTCGTGACATCTCGTACGCCCTGCGGCTACCCGCCGTGCTCGACATGCTCTCCGCCGGGTCCAGCCTGGACGACCTGGACGAGGCGCTGCGGGCCACCGTCAACGGCGGGATCAGCGGTTTCATGGGCCGACGGCGGCTGAAGAAAATCGGGGCACAAACCGCAAGTCTCGGTTGGCGCACCATTGTCGGCAAGATCTCTGCGGTCGTGGACTGGCGCGACTGA
- the cydD gene encoding thiol reductant ABC exporter subunit CydD — translation MNRRPFDPRLLRRVPAARRDLAVLAILGVVAAALVVAQATALATLLAIAIDGRLDRPALAGFVATVGARALLVWAQGTVSARIAATVKAALRADLLAAVGRHGPGWVAGQRAGQLATLAGRGLDALDAYFTGYLPQLVLSVTVPLAVLARIGLADWSSAVIIALTLPLIPIFGALLGWQAQAATERQWRRLSLLGGHFVDMVAGLPTLRAFGRARAQVEVVRRMADGHRVATMRTLRIAFLSALVLELVATLSVALVAVPVGIRLLGGGLTLSTALLVLLLTPEAYLPLRAAGSRFHASMEGLTALNDAFEVEAGAPTRPAEREAGPVPDGRGEIRFESVTVAYDRTTALRDVTLTVRPGERIAIIGPSGAGKSTLLGLLLGFVTPTGGRVTVDGVDLADADLDAWRRQLAWVPQRAHLFAASLADNIRLGAPDTPDVALAAATRDAALDEVVAGLPDGLATVLGERGHGLSSGQRQRVALARAFLRDAPVVLLDEPTARLDSASEAMVLASTRRLVAGRTALLVAHRPALLEDADRILRIEDGRVTELTPAPTGKAAR, via the coding sequence GTGAACCGACGCCCGTTCGACCCGCGTCTGCTGCGTCGGGTCCCCGCGGCCCGCCGCGACCTCGCCGTGCTCGCGATCCTCGGGGTGGTCGCCGCGGCGCTGGTCGTCGCGCAGGCCACCGCGCTCGCCACGCTGCTCGCCATCGCGATCGACGGTCGGCTGGACCGGCCCGCCCTGGCCGGCTTCGTGGCCACGGTGGGCGCCCGGGCCCTGCTCGTCTGGGCGCAGGGCACGGTGTCCGCCCGGATCGCCGCGACCGTCAAGGCCGCGCTGCGCGCTGACCTGCTCGCCGCGGTCGGCCGGCACGGGCCGGGCTGGGTCGCCGGTCAGCGGGCCGGTCAGCTTGCCACGCTGGCCGGGCGCGGATTGGACGCGCTGGACGCCTACTTCACCGGCTACCTGCCGCAGCTGGTGCTCAGCGTCACCGTCCCGCTGGCCGTGCTGGCCCGCATCGGCCTCGCCGACTGGAGCTCGGCGGTGATCATCGCGCTGACCCTGCCGCTGATCCCGATCTTCGGAGCGCTGCTCGGCTGGCAGGCGCAGGCCGCGACCGAGCGTCAGTGGCGACGGCTGTCCCTGCTCGGCGGCCACTTCGTGGACATGGTCGCCGGGCTGCCCACACTGCGGGCCTTCGGCCGCGCCCGGGCGCAGGTCGAGGTGGTCCGCCGGATGGCCGACGGGCACCGGGTCGCCACCATGCGGACGCTGCGCATCGCGTTCCTCTCCGCCCTGGTGCTGGAGCTGGTCGCCACCCTCTCGGTGGCGCTGGTGGCGGTGCCGGTCGGCATCCGGCTGCTCGGCGGCGGCCTCACCCTCTCCACGGCGCTGCTGGTGCTCCTGCTCACCCCGGAGGCGTACCTGCCGCTGCGGGCGGCCGGAAGCCGGTTCCACGCCAGCATGGAGGGCCTCACCGCGCTCAACGACGCGTTCGAGGTGGAGGCCGGTGCGCCCACCCGCCCGGCTGAACGAGAGGCCGGCCCGGTGCCCGACGGGCGGGGCGAGATCCGGTTCGAGTCGGTGACCGTGGCGTACGACCGCACGACGGCCCTGCGCGACGTGACGCTGACCGTCCGGCCGGGCGAGCGGATCGCGATCATCGGGCCGAGCGGCGCCGGCAAGAGCACCCTGCTCGGTCTGCTCCTCGGCTTCGTGACCCCGACCGGCGGCCGGGTGACCGTGGACGGCGTCGACCTGGCCGACGCCGACCTGGACGCGTGGCGCCGGCAGCTCGCCTGGGTGCCGCAGCGCGCGCACCTCTTCGCCGCCTCACTGGCCGACAACATCCGGCTCGGCGCCCCGGACACCCCGGACGTCGCGCTCGCCGCCGCGACGCGTGACGCCGCCCTGGATGAGGTGGTCGCCGGGCTGCCCGACGGGCTGGCCACCGTCCTCGGCGAACGCGGGCACGGTCTGTCCAGCGGGCAGCGGCAGCGGGTCGCGCTGGCCCGGGCGTTCCTCCGGGACGCCCCGGTGGTGCTGCTGGACGAGCCGACCGCCCGGCTGGACAGCGCGTCCGAGGCGATGGTGCTGGCCTCGACCCGGCGTCTGGTGGCCGGTCGGACCGCGCTGCTCGTCGCGCACCGGCCGGCGCTCCTGGAGGACGCCGACCGGATCCTGCGGATCGAGGACGGCCGGGTCACCGAACTGACCCCGGCGCCGACCGGGAAGGCGGCCCGATGA